In Burkholderia pseudomultivorans, the DNA window ACCGGGCGCGATCCGCTGCCGGAAGTCGAGCGGCTCGTCGGCGCGCACTGGGCGCGCATCGGCGATATCGCGGTGCGCGACGTCGCGGGTTTTCTCGCGTTCGAATGGCACTACGAGCTGCATATCCTCGCGAAGCTGTGGATCCAGCGAAAGACCGGCCGCATCGCCGACGGCGCGATGCGCGAGTATGGCGAGAACCGGATCCGGCCCGATGAGGAATGGCATCGCGTGCAGATCGTGCAGTGGTGGTTCGACACGCTCACGAAGCTGCCGCCCGCCGAGCGCGATGCGCTGATCGATTGCGTGATCGCGGCGGACGAGGAAATGCAGGCGCGACTCGACGGCTATCTGCACGACGAATATGCGCACACCGCGCACGTGTTCGGCGCGGACATCGCCGACTATCGCGCGATCTACGACGACTGGCGGCGCGAGATCCTGTCGCGGCTGACCGGCCGCCCGCTCGCTGCGCTCGTGCCGCTGTCCGGCGAGACCGTCGCACAGGAAGCCGTCGCATGAACGATCCGCGCGGCCCGGCGACGCTCGCGCCGGATACCGAGGCCTCGGCGTTCGATCGCGATGCGCTCGCGCGCGCGATCGACGCGCTGCGCGCGAGCGCCGCGGCACGCGACCGCACCGGCGGCCATGCGGCGCAGGAAAAGCGGTGGCTCGCCGAGGCGGGCCTGCTGACGCTCGCGGTGCCGCGCGCGTTCGGCGGGCAGGAAGCCGAATGGCCGGCGATCTACGATGCGATCCGCCAGATCGCGCGCGTCGACAGCGCGCTCGCGCATCTGGTCGGCTTCCAGTGCCTGCAGGTCGTCAGCGTCGACGTGTGGGGCAATCCGGCGCAGCGCGAACGCTATCTGCGCGGCACGGTCGAGCAGCGCTGGTGGTGGGGCAATGCGGTCAATCCGCTCGACACGCGGCTCGTCGCGACCGCGACGCCGGACGGCGGCTACCGTCTCGACGGCGTGAAAGGCTTTTGCTCGGGCACGCGCGGCTCGCAGCGGATGACGGTGTCCGCGCACGATCCGGACACGGGCCGCACCGTGTTCGGCGTGGTGCCGACCGATCGCGACGGGATCACCGTCAACGACGACTGGGATCCGATCGGCCAGCGCCAGACCGACAGCGGCAGCGTGCGCTTCGACCGCGTGACGCTGGCGCCGGACGAGGTGCTGCATCGTTCGGAAACGCCGCCGACGCCGCGCGCGACGCTGCGCACGCTGGTATCGCAGCTGGTGCTGACGAACCTGTTCGTCGGGCTCGCCGAAGGCGCGCTCAGCGAGGCGCGCGACTACGTGCTGAAGCACGGGCGTCCGTGGATTCAGGCGGACGTCGAGCGTGCGAGTGACGATCCTTATACGCTGCAGCGCTTCGGCGACATGCGCATCCAGGCGGTGGCGGCCGCGGCGCTCGCCGATCGCGCGGCCGCCGCGCTGCAGCGCGCGTGGACGCAGCACGACGCGCTGACGGCCGACGGGCGCGCCGAAGCGGCGCTGGCCGTGTCGGAGGCGAAGATCGTCGCGCAGCGCGCGGCGCTGGCGAACGGCGAAGCGCTGTTCGACGCCTGCGGCGCGCGCGCGACGGCCGCCTCGCTCGGGCTCGACCGCTTCTGGCGCAATGCGCGTACGCATACGCTGCACGATCCGCTCGACTATCGGCAGCGCGACGTCGGACGGTTCGCGCTGACGGGCGTGTTGCCGCAGGCATCGCTCTATACGTGACGACGCAGCGCGCGGTTCGCCCATCGCGGGCCGCGCGCGACATCCCTGGTTTTACCGCCTGCCGCTGATCGGCCGATTTCTAACCGGCTAGCTGGACAGACAAAATGATATGTTATATCGTTGCGATACCATATATCGTCCTGTCTTCCCCTTCCTCTTCCGGAATCGCCCGATGAGCACCTCACTCCCGCCGTCCACGCGGCTTCCCGTGACCGTCCTGTCCGGCTTTCTCGGCGCCGGCAAGACGACGCTGCTGAACCATATCCTCAACAATCGCGAAGGCCGGCGCGTCGCGGTCATCGTCAACGACATGTCCGAGGTCAACATCGATGCGGCGCTCGTGCGCGAAGGCGGCGCGGGGCTGTCGCGCACCGACGAGAAGCTGGTCGAGATGAGCAACGGCTGCATCTGCTGCACGCTGCGCGAGGATCTGCTGATCGAGGTCGACCGGCTCGCGCGGGAAGGCCGATTCGACCAGCTCGTGATCGAATCGACCGGCATTTCCGAGCCGCTGCCGGTGGCCGAGACCTTCACGTTCGAAGGCGAGGACGGCCGCAGCCTCGGTGAAGTCGCGCGGCTCGACACGATGGTGACGGTAGTCGACGCGTTCAATTTCCTGCGCGACTACGCGTCGCGCGACAGCCTTCAGGCGTGCGGCGAATCGATGGGCGAAGAAGACGCGCGCACGGTGGTCGACCTGCTGATCGACCAGATCGAGTTCTGCGACGTGATCGTGATCAACAAGATCGACCTGATCGGCGACGACGAACGCGAGCGCCTCGTCGCGCTGCTGCGCGGGCTGAATCCGCGCGCGCGGATCGAGATCGCCGAGTTCGGCAAGGTTCCGCTCGACCGCGTGCTCGATACGGGGTTGTTCGATTTCGAAGCGGCGTCGCGTGCGCCGGGCTGGCTGCAGGAGATGCGCGGCACGCATACGCCCGAGACCGACGAATACGGGATTCGCAGCTTCGTGTATCGCGCGCGGCGGCCGTTCCATCCGCAGCGCTTTTTCGCACTCGTCGAAAGCGAGTGGCCGGGCGTGGTGCGCTCGAAAGGCTTCTTCTGGCTGGCCACCCATCCGACCGTGGCCGGGTCGTGGTCGCAGGCCGGCGCGGTCGCGCGGCACGGTCCGGCCGGCTACTGGTGGGCCGCCGTGCCGCCCGAGCGCTGGCCAGAGGATCCGGACGCCGTCGCGCAGATCCGCGCGCGATGGGACGAGCGCGTCGGCGATGCGCGCCAGGAACTGGTGCTGATCGGCATGGACATGGACGAAGCCGCGCTGCGCGCGCGCTTCGATGCGTGTCTGCTGACCGACGGCGAAATGGCCGCCGGCCCCGAACAGTGGACCACCTGGGACAACCCGTTTCGCGACTGGTCCTGACCTGACACCCGCACCGCCCGCATCGATCGATCCATACGCAAAGCAGACCCTCGCATGACCGCAGCACTTCCCGATATTTCGATTGCCGATGTCGCGCCGGCCGGTGGCCCGCTCGAATGGGTCGGCATGCAGGGCATCGACCTGCCCGTCGTCGTAGCCGAACAAGGTTGCGCGCGCAACGTGCATGCGCGCGCCGACGTGCAGGTCGATCTGCCGGCGGCGCACGTGAAGGGCATCCACATGTCGCGGCTGTACCGGCTGCTCGATGCGCTCGGCGATGGCGACGCGCTGTCGCCGGCCGGCTTGCGGCAAGCGCTGCAGGCGATGATCGACAGTCATCGCGATTGCGACACGCGCAGCGCGCGGTTGCGGCTGCATTTCGATCTGCTCGCGCGCCGTCCGGCGCTGGTAACCGACGGGCTGGCCGGATGGAAGTCGTATCCGGTCCGGCTCGACGCGATGCTGGCCGGCGACGTATTCACGCTGCGTGCGCAGGTCACGATCGTTTATTCGTCGACGTGTCCGTGTTCGGCCGCATTGTCGCGGCACTGGATCGAGCAGGCGTTCGTCGCGGCCTTCGGCGCAGAGGATCGCGTGGAGCCGGCGGCCGTCGCCGCCTGGCTGCGGCGGCATGCGACGGACGCCACGCCGCACAGCCAGCGCAGCGAAGCGGTGGTCGAGGTCGGTATCGCCGACGATCGCGCGACGCTCGGGTTGCTCGAGCTGATCGATCGCGTCGAACATGCGCTCGGCACGCCGGTGCAGACCGCCGTCAAGCGCGCGGACGAACAGGCGTTCGCGGTGCTGAACGGCCGGAACCTGATGTTCGTCGAGGATGCTGCGCGCCGCGTCCAGGCGGCGCTCGACCGCGTTCACGCGGATGCGCGCGTCCAGGTGCGTCATCTGGAAAGCCTGCATCCGCACGATGCGGTGGCATGGGCCGCGTCGCGGCCCGCTGGGGTTGCCGCATGACGCGCGTGTCGACGCAGGGCGCGCGATCGGTCGCGGAGCGCACGGCATGCTGATCCGCAAACTGTTCCGGTTCGAGAATGCGCACATCGTGCGCGGCTGCAGCACGCGGCGCTGTTCGCATTCGATCCACGGCCACTCGTACAAGGTCGAACTGCTGCTCGAAGCGCATGCGCTCGACCACGGGCAGATGGTCTACGACTTCGGCCTGCTCAAGGGCGACGTGCGCGACCTGATCGACGCATTCGGCCATGCGGTGACGCTGTGGTCGGGCGACGATCCCGACTATCTGGAAGCGCTGCGCCGGCATTCGGAGCGATGGGTGATGCTTCCCGTCTCGCCGAGCGCGGAGCAGTTCTCGCGCGTGTTGTTCCGGCTCGTCGACGCCGCGCTGTCGCAAGCCGAGATGAGCAACGGCGAAGCCGACGTGCGGCTGCATTCGGTCGTCGTGCACGAGACCGACACCGGTTATGCGCAGTGTTTTCGCGACGACGCCTTCAATCCGCGCATGGGCCGCATCGATATGCACGCAATCGAGTTTGCGCCGGCCGTCGTCGCGCAGTGGCGGGACCCGCGCCTGTTCGAGCGGCTCGCGCGCGGCACGCTTCCTTTCCTGCTAGAACCCTGATGATCCGAAAGAACCCGCGCGGCGACCTGCCGCAGATTCATCCCGATGCGTTCGTCGATCCGACCGCGATTCTGTGCGGCAACGTGATCGTCGAGGAGAACGTGTTCATCGGTCCGTACGCGGTGATTCGCGCCGACGAGACGGATCGCGACGGCCACATCGCACCGATTGTGATCGGCGCGCACTCGAACATTCAGGATGGCGTCGTGATCCATTCGAAGTCGGGCGCACGCGTCACCATCGGCCGGCATACCTCGATCGCCCATCGCGCGATCGTGCACGGGCCGTGCAAGGTCGGCGACGGCGTGTTCGTCGGCTTCAACAGCGTGCTGTTCAACTGCACGATCGACGACGGCTGCGTCGTGCGCTACAACGCGGTGGTCGACGGCTGCCATCTGCCGCCGGGCTTCCATGTCCGGTCGACCGAGCGCATCGGGCCGGAAACCGATCTCGCCGCGTTGCCGCAGGTGACGACCGATGCGAGCGAGTTCTCCGAAGACGTCGCACGCACGAACAACGCGCTGGTGCTCGGCTACAAGCATATCCAGAACGAGTTCTGAACGATGGAAGCGCACGACCGGCCGTCACGCGACGGCATCGCGGCAGCGGCCCGGCGCCATGCACGCCTGCTCGTGCACGGCGGCACGGTGATCACGCCCGGCGGCGCGGAGCGCATCGACGTCGCGTGCACGGACGGCCGTGTCGTCGCGTTGGGAGCGCTGCGCGCGACGTGGAGCGCCGACGTCGTGCTCGACGCGACGGGGTTGCACGTGTTGCCGGGCGTGATCGACAGCCAGGTGCATTTTCGCGAACCGGGCCTGACCCACAAGGAAACGTTCGAGGCCGGCACGCGCGGCGCGGTGCTCGGCGGCGTCACGGCGATCTTCGAGATGCCGAATACGGATCCGCTGACGCTGGACGAGCACGATCTGCGCGCGAAGCTGGAGCGGGCGCGCGATCGCGCATGGTGCGACTACGCGTTCTACGTCGGCGGCTCGGCGGTGAACGCGGAACGGCTGGCGATGCTGGAGAACCTGCCCGGCTGCGCGGGCGTCAAGGTGTTCATGGGCAGTTCGTTCGGCGACCTGCTGGCCGACGACGAAACCGTCTTGCGTCGCATCCTGCGGCACGGGCGGCGGCGCATGGCCGTGCATGCGGAGGACGAAGCGCGGCTGCGCGCGCGCCGGGCGCTGGTGGAAGCCAGCGGCGACGTACGCGATCATCCGCGCTGGCGTGACGAGGAGAGCGCGCTCGCGGCGACGCGGCGCATCGTGAAGCTGGCCGCCGACGCCGGCCGCCGGCTGCATCTGCTGCACGTGTCCACCGCGGAGGAAATGGCGCTGCTCGCGCAGCACCGGCGGCGCGTGACGGTCGAGGTCACGCCGCATCACCTGAGCCTCGTTGCGCCCGAATGCTACGAGCGCCTGCGCACGTTCGCGCAGATGAATCCGCCGGTGCGCGAGCGGCGTCATCGCGACGCGCTGTGGCAGGCCATCCGCGACGGGGTGGTCGACGTGCTCGGCAGCGATCATGCGCCGCATACGCGGGAAGAGAAGGCGCGGCCCTATCCGCAGTCGCCGAGCGGCATGACGGGCGTGCAGACGCTGCTGCCGCTGATGCTCGATCACGTGCATGCGGGGCGGCTGAGCCTCGCGCGGCTGGTCGACCTGACCAGCGGCGGGCCGGCGCGCGTGTTCGGCATCGAAGGCAAGGGGCGTATCGCAGCGGGCTACGATGCCGATTTCAGCATCGTCGATCTGAAGGCGCGCCGCATCATCCGCGACGAATGGATCGCGAGCGTCAGCGGCTGGACGCCTTACGACGGCTGCGCGGTGATGGGGTGGCCGATACATACGGTCGTACGCGGCGAGGTCGTCGTGCGCGATGGCGCGCTGAACGGCCGCCCGTGCGGGCAGGCGATCGCGTTTCTGGACGCGACGCGTTAGCGCCGGTTTGCTCTTGCCTCGCGCTCGTCTCGGCGGACGTTCCGCACGCTCTATATGCGCCCGCTATTACGCCTGCTGCGCGTCCGCCAGCGCCCGCATCGCTTCCGCCGTCTCCGGATTCGCCGGGAAAAACGCCTCGATCGCCAGTTCCGACAGCGTGACGTCGACCGGCGTGCCGAACACCGTCGTCGTACTGAAGAACGTCAGCTCGCCGGCGGCGGTGCGCAGTCGCAGCGGCACCGCGATATCCGCGTGGTCGGTGCGCGCGTGCGTGTCGTCGGGCTGGCCGGCCGGCGCCGGATACGCGGCGAGTTCGTCGCGCAGCGCATGCAGCGTGCGGTCGCCGCTCGCGTCGATCTGCCGTTGCAGACGATGCAGGATGTGCGCGCGCCATTCGTGCCAGTTGACGATCTGCGATGCGAGCCCTTCCGGATGAAGGCTCAGCCGCAGCACGTTGACGGGCGGTTGCAGCAGCGCCGGGTCGGCCTGCGCGACCAGCGCGCCGAGCATCCGGTTGGCGGCGAGCAGCGTCCAGTGTCGATCGACCGCGAGCGCCGGATAGGGCTCGTGACCTCGCAGCACGGCTTCGACCGCGTGGCGCGCGGCGTCGAGCTGCGGATCGGAGAACGGCCGCTCGCGAAACAGCGGCGCATAGCCGGCCGCGACGAGCAGCGCGTTGCGTTCGCGCAGCGGCACGTCGAGGCGCTCGGCCAGATGCAGCACCATCTCGCGGCTCGGCTGCGCGCGGCCCGATTCGACGAAGCTCAGATGGCGCGCGGACACCTCCGCGTCGAGCGCGAGCGCCATCTGGCTCAGGCGCCGGCGCTGACGCCAGGTGCGCAGCAACGGGCCGACGCCGGACGCGCGGCCGGCGGACGGGGGAATCGCATGGAGGGCGGCAGTCGAGTTCATGCTCCGGATGATAAGCAATCCGGCGCGCGTCGGGCATTACCTGCGAGGTAAGCGTTGCGGCGCAGTGTGGTGCGGTGGCGTGCGGGCGACGGCCGAACGATGGTTTGGCGCCAGCCGGCCAGCCGGCCTGCCGCCTGGCGCGACGCGCGTTCAGCCCGCCCGATGGCGCAATTCGACGCGCCGGATGTCCTTCACGATCACGAGATAGCTGAACACGGTCACGAGCGCGTTGAGCCCGACGAACACGAGCGCGCCGTTGAACGAGCCGCTTGCGCCGACCAGATAGCCGATCGCGATCGGCGCGACGATGCCGGCCGTGTTGCCGAACATGTTGAACAGGCTGCCCGACAGGCCGATCGCTTCCTTCGGCGCGGTGTCCGCGACGACGGCCCAGCCGAGCGAGCCGATCCCCTTGCCGAAGAACGACACGGCCATCAGCACGATCACCAGCGCTTCGCTGTCGACGTAATTGCAGCCGATGATGACCATCGACAGCAGCATCCCGCCGACGATCGGGATCTTGCGCGCAAGCGTCAGCGACACGCCGCGGCGGATCAGCGCGTCCGACAGCATCCCGCCGAGCACGCCGCCGAGGAAGCCGCAGATCGCGGGCAGCGAGGTCATGAAGCCGGCCTTCAGCAGCGACATGCCGCGCGCCTGCACGAGATAGATCGGGAACCACGTGAGGAAGAAGTAGGTGAGCACGTTCACGCAGTACTGGCCGAGGTAGACGCCGATCAGCATCCGGTTCGACAGCAGCTGGCGCACGTAGTACCAGCCCGCGACGCGATTGCCTTCCAGCTTCGCGCCGCGGCCGCGCGGCGCCGACCGGACGA includes these proteins:
- a CDS encoding helix-turn-helix domain-containing protein, with amino-acid sequence MNSTAALHAIPPSAGRASGVGPLLRTWRQRRRLSQMALALDAEVSARHLSFVESGRAQPSREMVLHLAERLDVPLRERNALLVAAGYAPLFRERPFSDPQLDAARHAVEAVLRGHEPYPALAVDRHWTLLAANRMLGALVAQADPALLQPPVNVLRLSLHPEGLASQIVNWHEWRAHILHRLQRQIDASGDRTLHALRDELAAYPAPAGQPDDTHARTDHADIAVPLRLRTAAGELTFFSTTTVFGTPVDVTLSELAIEAFFPANPETAEAMRALADAQQA
- the folE2 gene encoding GTP cyclohydrolase FolE2 produces the protein MTAALPDISIADVAPAGGPLEWVGMQGIDLPVVVAEQGCARNVHARADVQVDLPAAHVKGIHMSRLYRLLDALGDGDALSPAGLRQALQAMIDSHRDCDTRSARLRLHFDLLARRPALVTDGLAGWKSYPVRLDAMLAGDVFTLRAQVTIVYSSTCPCSAALSRHWIEQAFVAAFGAEDRVEPAAVAAWLRRHATDATPHSQRSEAVVEVGIADDRATLGLLELIDRVEHALGTPVQTAVKRADEQAFAVLNGRNLMFVEDAARRVQAALDRVHADARVQVRHLESLHPHDAVAWAASRPAGVAA
- a CDS encoding 6-pyruvoyl trahydropterin synthase family protein, which gives rise to MLIRKLFRFENAHIVRGCSTRRCSHSIHGHSYKVELLLEAHALDHGQMVYDFGLLKGDVRDLIDAFGHAVTLWSGDDPDYLEALRRHSERWVMLPVSPSAEQFSRVLFRLVDAALSQAEMSNGEADVRLHSVVVHETDTGYAQCFRDDAFNPRMGRIDMHAIEFAPAVVAQWRDPRLFERLARGTLPFLLEP
- the zigA gene encoding zinc metallochaperone GTPase ZigA, with product MSTSLPPSTRLPVTVLSGFLGAGKTTLLNHILNNREGRRVAVIVNDMSEVNIDAALVREGGAGLSRTDEKLVEMSNGCICCTLREDLLIEVDRLAREGRFDQLVIESTGISEPLPVAETFTFEGEDGRSLGEVARLDTMVTVVDAFNFLRDYASRDSLQACGESMGEEDARTVVDLLIDQIEFCDVIVINKIDLIGDDERERLVALLRGLNPRARIEIAEFGKVPLDRVLDTGLFDFEAASRAPGWLQEMRGTHTPETDEYGIRSFVYRARRPFHPQRFFALVESEWPGVVRSKGFFWLATHPTVAGSWSQAGAVARHGPAGYWWAAVPPERWPEDPDAVAQIRARWDERVGDARQELVLIGMDMDEAALRARFDACLLTDGEMAAGPEQWTTWDNPFRDWS
- a CDS encoding dihydroorotase encodes the protein MEAHDRPSRDGIAAAARRHARLLVHGGTVITPGGAERIDVACTDGRVVALGALRATWSADVVLDATGLHVLPGVIDSQVHFREPGLTHKETFEAGTRGAVLGGVTAIFEMPNTDPLTLDEHDLRAKLERARDRAWCDYAFYVGGSAVNAERLAMLENLPGCAGVKVFMGSSFGDLLADDETVLRRILRHGRRRMAVHAEDEARLRARRALVEASGDVRDHPRWRDEESALAATRRIVKLAADAGRRLHLLHVSTAEEMALLAQHRRRVTVEVTPHHLSLVAPECYERLRTFAQMNPPVRERRHRDALWQAIRDGVVDVLGSDHAPHTREEKARPYPQSPSGMTGVQTLLPLMLDHVHAGRLSLARLVDLTSGGPARVFGIEGKGRIAAGYDADFSIVDLKARRIIRDEWIASVSGWTPYDGCAVMGWPIHTVVRGEVVVRDGALNGRPCGQAIAFLDATR
- a CDS encoding putative hexapeptide repeat protein gives rise to the protein MIRKNPRGDLPQIHPDAFVDPTAILCGNVIVEENVFIGPYAVIRADETDRDGHIAPIVIGAHSNIQDGVVIHSKSGARVTIGRHTSIAHRAIVHGPCKVGDGVFVGFNSVLFNCTIDDGCVVRYNAVVDGCHLPPGFHVRSTERIGPETDLAALPQVTTDASEFSEDVARTNNALVLGYKHIQNEF
- a CDS encoding acyl-CoA dehydrogenase family protein gives rise to the protein MNDPRGPATLAPDTEASAFDRDALARAIDALRASAAARDRTGGHAAQEKRWLAEAGLLTLAVPRAFGGQEAEWPAIYDAIRQIARVDSALAHLVGFQCLQVVSVDVWGNPAQRERYLRGTVEQRWWWGNAVNPLDTRLVATATPDGGYRLDGVKGFCSGTRGSQRMTVSAHDPDTGRTVFGVVPTDRDGITVNDDWDPIGQRQTDSGSVRFDRVTLAPDEVLHRSETPPTPRATLRTLVSQLVLTNLFVGLAEGALSEARDYVLKHGRPWIQADVERASDDPYTLQRFGDMRIQAVAAAALADRAAAALQRAWTQHDALTADGRAEAALAVSEAKIVAQRAALANGEALFDACGARATAASLGLDRFWRNARTHTLHDPLDYRQRDVGRFALTGVLPQASLYT